One genomic region from Pseudomonadota bacterium encodes:
- a CDS encoding flippase-like domain-containing protein, translating to MTSSKRSTAAKIVVLALSFGLLGYVLWQIGWDQVVLYVGRIGALAGLGLIAVGYLENFCDSQALRAGLGPGAPRLKTLFIAQAGSFVNMFIPFDGGEVFKATMLRKIVDSKSAFTGIILWNYLAKLTKSVAILGTSCVAWLCAGDAGAKSIAGMLVLLSILSFSMFLIFKLVLLFGATEKIARILVKLRLLRRSPEELVAKARDIDQTVRHFYTRERGRYLAILGWQMAARVVNFFTLWFLIATLGGEGFQEALVAYSTFGLTTFITLLFPNRIGVDEGAGYVVFKMVGLDPTLGAMLQFVVRLRNVVVNGTALPVALGFSKRAQDGAGEEAP from the coding sequence ATGACCTCGAGCAAGCGGAGCACCGCGGCGAAGATCGTGGTCCTCGCGTTGTCGTTCGGCCTGCTCGGCTACGTGCTGTGGCAGATCGGGTGGGACCAGGTCGTGCTCTACGTCGGCCGCATCGGCGCGCTCGCCGGCCTCGGGCTGATCGCGGTGGGGTACCTCGAGAACTTCTGCGACTCCCAGGCGCTCCGCGCGGGGCTCGGCCCGGGCGCGCCCCGGCTGAAGACGCTCTTCATCGCCCAGGCCGGCTCCTTCGTCAACATGTTCATCCCGTTCGACGGCGGCGAGGTGTTCAAGGCGACGATGCTGCGCAAGATCGTCGACAGCAAGAGCGCCTTCACCGGCATCATCCTCTGGAACTACCTGGCAAAGCTCACGAAGTCGGTCGCGATCCTCGGGACGTCCTGCGTCGCGTGGCTCTGCGCCGGCGACGCGGGCGCGAAGTCGATCGCCGGGATGCTCGTGCTCCTGTCGATCCTCTCCTTCTCCATGTTCCTCATCTTCAAGCTCGTGCTCCTGTTCGGGGCCACCGAGAAGATCGCGCGGATCCTCGTCAAGCTGCGCCTCCTGCGGCGCTCGCCCGAGGAGCTCGTCGCCAAGGCGCGCGACATCGACCAGACCGTGCGCCACTTCTACACGCGCGAGAGGGGCCGCTACCTCGCCATCCTCGGGTGGCAGATGGCGGCGCGGGTCGTGAACTTCTTCACCCTGTGGTTCCTCATCGCGACGCTCGGCGGCGAGGGCTTCCAGGAGGCGCTCGTCGCGTACTCCACGTTCGGGCTGACGACGTTCATCACGCTCCTCTTCCCGAACCGGATCGGCGTCGACGAGGGCGCCGGCTACGTCGTGTTCAAGATGGTCGGGCTCGATCCCACGCTCGGCGCGATGCTCCAGTTCGTCGTCCGGCTGCGGAACGTCGTCGTCAACGGGACGGCGCTGCCCGTCGCGCTCGGGTTCTCGAAGCGGGCGCAGGACGGCGCCGGCGAGGAGGCGCCGTGA
- a CDS encoding clostripain-related cysteine peptidase, translated as MTRFPLLLLVTCLAAASCGDEQIPMVGPEAVDTGGGDTDSDADSETSDTEDTDSETGDTESEAPPATWTVMMYEDGDNNLEQVLFDDVNETERATIPENVNVIVLFDRAEGYSEADGDWQGAKLFRITHDEDMTAIHSERLADPDFLGLTDTSDGGEEIDMGSGDTLEAFIDYCQAAFPAEAYILHVSDHGNGWSKGPDGDADARPIFKGICSDDESGNTLSMSTGFPPAIAGKGIAAITFDACLLGSIEIAWAVRNDAEFMGASVMSIPDTGFEYEATFDNWFAGPLTARRWVEASVEAFQAFYSAQSSVGFTAVDVRSMDGDFGSAIAAFLDAASDADAEAMKAAKLEAVTPQPFGWDGMIDFLDLVDRTGAVIGGEAPGALVDAFDSLIVAEWYSPDLDEIGPLSIYAPREAIFGFGGYDEAYELTPFDVDTGWHEFIVPLI; from the coding sequence GACGTGCCTTGCGGCCGCGTCGTGCGGCGACGAACAGATCCCGATGGTCGGACCCGAGGCCGTGGACACCGGCGGCGGGGACACCGACTCGGACGCCGACAGCGAGACCTCCGACACGGAGGACACCGACAGCGAAACCGGCGACACCGAGAGCGAGGCGCCGCCCGCGACCTGGACCGTCATGATGTACGAGGACGGCGACAACAACCTCGAGCAGGTCCTGTTCGACGACGTCAACGAGACCGAGCGCGCGACGATCCCCGAGAACGTCAACGTGATCGTCCTGTTCGACCGCGCCGAGGGCTATTCCGAGGCCGACGGCGACTGGCAGGGGGCGAAGCTCTTCCGGATCACGCACGACGAGGACATGACGGCGATCCACTCGGAGCGGCTCGCGGATCCCGACTTCCTCGGGCTCACGGACACGAGCGACGGCGGCGAGGAGATCGACATGGGCTCGGGCGACACGCTCGAGGCGTTCATCGACTACTGCCAGGCGGCGTTTCCGGCCGAGGCGTACATCCTGCACGTGAGCGATCACGGCAACGGGTGGTCGAAGGGGCCGGACGGCGACGCCGACGCGCGGCCGATCTTCAAGGGGATCTGCAGCGACGACGAGTCGGGCAACACCCTCTCCATGAGCACCGGCTTCCCGCCCGCGATCGCGGGCAAGGGGATCGCCGCGATCACGTTCGACGCCTGCCTGCTCGGCTCGATCGAGATCGCGTGGGCGGTGCGAAACGATGCGGAGTTCATGGGCGCGTCGGTGATGAGCATCCCGGACACGGGCTTCGAGTACGAGGCGACGTTCGACAACTGGTTCGCGGGGCCGCTCACCGCGCGGCGCTGGGTCGAGGCGTCGGTCGAGGCGTTCCAGGCGTTCTACTCGGCCCAGTCGAGCGTCGGCTTCACCGCGGTCGACGTGCGGTCGATGGACGGAGACTTCGGCTCCGCGATCGCGGCGTTCCTCGACGCGGCGTCGGACGCGGACGCGGAGGCGATGAAGGCGGCCAAGCTCGAGGCCGTGACGCCGCAGCCGTTCGGTTGGGACGGCATGATCGACTTCCTCGATCTCGTCGACAGGACCGGGGCCGTGATAGGCGGCGAGGCGCCGGGCGCGCTCGTCGACGCGTTCGACTCTCTGATCGTCGCCGAGTGGTACTCGCCCGACCTCGACGAGATCGGGCCGCTCTCAATCTACGCGCCGCGCGAGGCGATCTTCGGCTTCGGCGGCTACGACGAGGCGTACGAGCTCACCCCGTTCGACGTCGACACCGGCTGGCACGAGTTCATCGTCCCGCTCATCTGA
- a CDS encoding glycosyltransferase encodes MKIAMVSTYPPFPCGIATYTANLARRIAAAAEVAVCSEGGAQGDDPFAVHATYSRRGDYRAAIRDAIARDVPDCVHFQHAPDLFPDSGALLALMDDLAALGPRIFITLHTVHSGGAPTRFYRELAKRSDFIVHSALCRDFLIRAGVPEGAVHVVPHGTEAMALPDRGGARRELGLAEDDFAFLFFGAIHGQKNLHTVVRAFRTVAGKSPRCRFVLVGAAGRRLWYNKLYVRACRALSGPEANVSWEDRYVRDDEIPRYFSACDAILLPYWQRYASASGVLHLAVGAGRPVLCSDSPKFSEIWGIVEREKLSIVVPTLSAGKWAAAMLSLSDDPALRERTCAALKEYALATTWEKVAAQHLEAFAAVR; translated from the coding sequence GTGAAGATCGCGATGGTCTCCACCTACCCGCCGTTCCCGTGCGGCATCGCGACGTACACCGCCAACCTGGCGCGAAGGATCGCGGCGGCCGCCGAGGTCGCGGTCTGCTCCGAGGGCGGCGCGCAGGGCGACGATCCGTTCGCGGTCCACGCGACCTACTCGCGGCGCGGCGACTACCGCGCGGCGATCCGGGACGCGATCGCCCGCGACGTGCCGGACTGCGTCCACTTCCAGCACGCGCCCGACCTCTTCCCGGACAGCGGGGCCCTGCTCGCGCTGATGGACGACCTCGCGGCGCTCGGCCCGCGGATCTTCATCACCCTGCACACGGTGCATTCGGGCGGCGCGCCGACGCGCTTCTATCGGGAGCTCGCGAAGCGGTCGGACTTCATCGTCCACAGCGCCCTGTGCCGCGACTTCCTCATCCGGGCCGGCGTCCCCGAGGGCGCCGTACACGTCGTGCCGCACGGCACCGAGGCGATGGCGCTCCCGGACCGCGGCGGGGCGCGGCGGGAGCTCGGGCTCGCGGAGGACGATTTCGCCTTCCTCTTCTTCGGCGCGATCCACGGCCAGAAGAACCTGCACACCGTCGTGCGCGCTTTCAGGACCGTCGCCGGGAAATCGCCGCGGTGCCGGTTCGTCCTCGTCGGCGCGGCCGGGCGGCGGCTCTGGTACAACAAGCTGTACGTGCGGGCGTGCCGAGCGCTCTCGGGGCCCGAAGCGAACGTCTCGTGGGAGGATCGCTACGTCCGCGACGACGAGATCCCGCGCTACTTCAGCGCCTGCGACGCCATCCTGCTCCCCTACTGGCAGCGCTACGCGTCCGCGAGCGGCGTGCTGCACCTCGCGGTCGGCGCCGGGCGCCCGGTCCTCTGCTCGGACAGCCCCAAGTTCTCGGAGATCTGGGGGATCGTCGAGCGGGAGAAGCTCTCCATCGTCGTCCCCACGCTGAGCGCGGGGAAGTGGGCCGCGGCGATGCTCTCATTGAGCGACGACCCCGCGCTGCGGGAGCGCACCTGCGCGGCCCTCAAGGAGTACGCGCTCGCGACGACCTGGGAGAAGGTCGCGGCGCAGCACCTCGAGGCGTTCGCGGCCGTCAGATGA
- a CDS encoding tRNA (adenosine(37)-N6)-threonylcarbamoyltransferase complex ATPase subunit type 1 TsaE: GGRLPVYHMDLYRLGAPAELYELGLWEYYDGRGVCLVEWCDRFRDLWPDEALVLQLHLLDGTARRIEAKGRGRGAALVDGLETP; this comes from the coding sequence GGGCGGTCGGCTCCCGGTGTACCACATGGATCTCTATCGGCTCGGGGCCCCGGCCGAGCTGTACGAGCTCGGCCTCTGGGAGTACTACGACGGCCGCGGCGTCTGCCTCGTCGAGTGGTGCGACCGGTTCCGAGACCTGTGGCCCGACGAGGCGCTCGTGCTCCAGCTGCACCTCCTCGACGGCACCGCCCGGCGCATCGAGGCGAAAGGTCGCGGTCGCGGCGCGGCACTCGTCGACGGGCTCGAGACCCCATGA